From the Plodia interpunctella isolate USDA-ARS_2022_Savannah chromosome 5, ilPloInte3.2, whole genome shotgun sequence genome, one window contains:
- the LOC128669892 gene encoding uncharacterized protein LOC128669892, whose translation MPQTFQVLRCYKCSIFQVHQVKKSNKYECKLCGEKQSIKRHYGLGSGKECRLHVQKLNGIRGNIDDLDNSLASDDENCEEVKNINQNDDVVNSKKESKWMEYLDKTEIDTCESNNNMYFNNTEVVLEMRSKQRKFTRNKSRSSYKFKDQEDVLQRESIEDTIIEYQPNDTSDISNKLQLGITSTSKQMVRKTFIPPSCSKISKWANYIDDAKNVDEGGASADMERKNLVISNNVLFNSELTDKETNDSQINLSMNNPSRNNNIIQSKNNHQFNSLSIRKTIAKNPTQKLFSLCNDNDLDNILDI comes from the exons ATGCCTCAAACATTCCAAGTTTTAAGATGTTACAAATGTTCTATTTTTCag gtacatcaagtgaaaaaatcaaacaagtACGAGTGTAAATTGTGTGGTGAAAAGCAGTCGATCAAACGACACTATGGACTTGGGTCTGGCAAGGAATGCAGACTTCATGTCCAGAAACTCAATGGGATTAGAGGAAACATCGACGACTTAGACAACTCACTGGCTTCTGATGATGAAAATTGTGAAgaagtcaaaaatattaaccaAAATGATGATGTTGTAAATTCGAAAAAAGAAAGCAAATGGATGGAATATCTTGATAAAACCGAAATTGACACATGTGAATCtaacaataatatgtattttaataatacagaAGTAGTTTTAGAAATGCGATCAAAGCAACGTAAGTTTACTAGAAATAAAAGTAGATCTTCATATAAATTCAAAGACCAGGAAGATGTATTACAAAGAGAATCAATTGAAGACACAATTATAGAATATCAGCCCAATGATACTTCAGATATCAGTAATAAATTGCAATTGGGGATAACCTCCACTAGTAAACAAATGgtaagaaaaacatttattccaCCTTCATGTAGCAAAATTTCTAAATGGGCTAACTACATTGATGATGCAAAAAATGTTGATGAGGGGGGAGCCAGTGCGGATATGGAAAGAAAAAATTtagtaatttcaaataatgtgCTTTTTAACAGTGAACTTACTGATAAGGAAACAAATgattcacaaataaatttatctatgaACAATCCTTctagaaacaataatattatacagtcaaaaaataatcatcaaTTTAATTCATTGTCAATCAGAAAAACCATTGCTAAAAATCCAACACagaaattgttttcattatgtaaTGACAATGATTTGGATAACATACTAGACATTTAG